Proteins from one Arsenophonus apicola genomic window:
- a CDS encoding tetratricopeptide repeat protein: MRKLILVFTLGILSYGSLVSADITNTKSDVITQLQQLAEQGSDKAQYELGEKYFRGQGISQDFKQSVIWYLKSAELGNADAQFRLATMYVNGFGVRRDYDQAIEWYQRAAIQQHVRAQSNMATMYAHGLGVKRNLPEAAYWFEQASKGGYALAQFNLGLMYSIGNGVIKDYKKAVYWFKHAAKQGYAKAQDRLGVMYAEGHGVNKDNKKAYAWLATAACNGNKESQKFHDKIGKLFSDKEMKAAEALAERYIKKYPTRID; the protein is encoded by the coding sequence ATGAGAAAATTAATTCTGGTATTTACGTTAGGAATATTGAGTTATGGTTCTTTAGTCTCTGCTGATATAACAAATACAAAATCTGATGTAATAACGCAATTACAGCAATTAGCTGAACAAGGTAGCGATAAAGCTCAGTATGAATTGGGGGAAAAATATTTTCGTGGACAAGGAATTTCTCAAGACTTCAAACAGTCTGTTATTTGGTATTTAAAATCTGCTGAATTAGGTAATGCAGATGCGCAGTTCAGGCTTGCTACCATGTATGTTAATGGTTTTGGTGTTAGGCGTGATTATGATCAAGCAATCGAATGGTACCAAAGGGCAGCAATCCAACAGCATGTTCGCGCACAAAGCAATATGGCTACTATGTATGCTCATGGATTAGGGGTAAAACGAAATTTACCGGAAGCGGCATATTGGTTTGAACAAGCATCAAAAGGTGGGTATGCATTAGCACAATTTAATTTGGGTTTAATGTATAGTATTGGCAACGGTGTGATAAAAGATTACAAAAAAGCTGTCTATTGGTTCAAGCACGCAGCTAAACAGGGGTATGCTAAAGCTCAGGATCGTTTAGGTGTCATGTATGCAGAGGGACATGGTGTTAATAAAGATAATAAAAAGGCCTATGCATGGTTAGCTACCGCAGCTTGTAATGGTAATAAAGAAAGTCAAAAATTTCATGATAAGATCGGTAAATTGTTTTCTGATAAAGAAATGAAGGCAGCAGAGGCATTAGCTGAACGTTATATTAAAAAATACCCCACCCGAATTGATTAA
- the mscM gene encoding miniconductance mechanosensitive channel MscM, with protein MRLIVCILFSLLFITIPAFAAINLDEIQIKKEIKQLEANKNAKNAEIIQALQVALNWLSEAQESEKKTRAYQETIDNFPKIIKELQQQFLIESNKTVTIPTNITILELEQRIVQASSQLLEQGRQIQQEQDRNREISDSLLTLPQQLLEARRLLSDSIVRLESLPVPVSPLAEAQYNLAQTEVTARKSKTNELEIAQLSANNRQEIARLRIELFKKRYQQIDQELQQLRNHLNFQRQQKAQLALKHTEMLAAQGGELPQFLTEQLQLNRKLSQRLNEQAYRINDIEQRQRQTSSDILTVRQALGTIREQAQWLSGSTTLGEALRAQLYHLPEIPKNQQIDREIVNKRIDRLKYQDMLENLNPNNKENEEKQAETKNFTVEQKQIYDSLIQTRKELLSSIISGYDSEILELTKLNVAATQLTDALTDIKDATHRYMFWIADTDPINLNYPITIVKDLTRLLSLDTLSQLSGAIRVIFASQDSLLYLLAAVAIVIFSISTHQHYNNFLLRASTRIGKVTQDRFALTLRTVFWSILIALPLPILWSAIGYGLQSAWQFPMATAIGSGVRATTPVLWVFMISATFALPNGLFISHFGWSEENVKRAMRYYQLSVFVIVPLMMALITFEYYNDREFAPSLGRLCFLLLCIALSLITHNLKRVGVPLYLDRHGSGENAISNILWLLLIIAPIFSAVAALLGYLSTSEELLARLETSVAIWFFLLIIYHIIRRWMSIQRRKIAFERAKQRRADILAQRAKDEGDNNSNINSSGEALVDIEESTIDLDTISAQSLGLVRSILTMIALVSLILIWSELHSAFSFLENVRLWNVTTTVNGVDTIQPITLSSLFITILIIIITTQLIRNLPALLELALLQHLDLTPGTGYAITTLTKYTIALIGSLVAFSMLGIEWSKLQWLIAAMGVGLGFGLQEIFTNIISGLMILFEKPIRIGDTVTIRDLTGSITKINTRATTLTDWDRKEIIVPNKAFITEQFINWSLSDTITRIVLTIPAPTDVDSAKISQILLDAAEKTPMILTNPAPEVYLVDLQQGIQIFELRIFAAEMGHRMPARNEVHQNILIGFAQHGITLPFPPFQARIDIASNNLLRSTTKNTSRRNPARKAGEL; from the coding sequence GTGCGCCTGATAGTCTGCATACTATTTAGTCTCTTATTTATCACGATACCTGCATTTGCAGCGATTAATCTTGATGAAATACAGATTAAAAAAGAGATTAAACAACTTGAAGCAAATAAAAATGCCAAAAATGCAGAGATTATTCAGGCATTACAAGTTGCGCTCAATTGGTTATCAGAGGCACAAGAATCAGAGAAAAAAACCCGCGCTTATCAAGAAACCATTGATAATTTCCCCAAAATCATAAAAGAATTACAACAACAGTTTCTTATTGAAAGCAATAAAACAGTTACTATACCAACCAATATAACTATTCTGGAACTTGAGCAACGTATTGTGCAAGCGAGTAGTCAATTACTTGAGCAAGGCAGACAAATTCAGCAAGAACAGGATAGAAATCGTGAAATCAGCGACTCACTTTTAACCTTGCCTCAACAATTATTAGAGGCTCGCCGCCTGCTTTCTGACTCTATTGTAAGACTAGAATCCCTGCCTGTTCCGGTTTCTCCTTTAGCTGAAGCACAATATAACTTAGCGCAAACAGAAGTTACGGCAAGAAAGTCAAAAACCAATGAACTAGAAATAGCACAGCTTTCAGCCAATAATCGCCAAGAAATTGCACGCTTACGCATCGAGCTTTTTAAAAAACGTTATCAGCAAATCGATCAAGAGCTTCAACAACTGCGAAATCATCTAAACTTTCAACGCCAACAGAAAGCGCAACTGGCACTTAAACACACTGAAATGCTTGCTGCTCAAGGAGGAGAACTTCCCCAATTTTTAACAGAACAATTGCAACTAAATCGTAAATTATCACAACGGCTTAATGAACAAGCATACAGAATAAATGATATTGAACAAAGGCAACGCCAAACTTCCAGTGATATACTAACCGTTCGCCAAGCACTTGGCACCATTCGCGAGCAAGCCCAATGGTTAAGCGGTTCAACTACTTTGGGTGAAGCACTACGCGCTCAGTTGTACCATTTGCCTGAAATCCCAAAAAATCAGCAAATTGACAGAGAAATTGTCAACAAGCGCATTGATCGCCTGAAGTACCAAGATATGTTGGAAAATCTCAACCCCAACAATAAAGAGAACGAAGAGAAGCAAGCCGAAACAAAAAATTTCACCGTAGAACAAAAGCAAATTTATGATTCACTCATCCAAACCCGGAAAGAATTATTAAGCTCAATAATTTCTGGTTATGACAGTGAAATATTGGAATTAACCAAGCTCAACGTTGCAGCAACCCAATTAACCGATGCATTAACAGATATCAAAGATGCAACCCATCGTTATATGTTCTGGATCGCGGATACCGATCCTATAAATCTTAACTATCCGATAACGATAGTAAAAGATCTGACGCGCTTACTATCGTTAGATACACTATCTCAACTCAGCGGAGCAATTAGAGTTATCTTCGCCAGCCAGGATAGTTTGCTGTACCTGCTGGCTGCTGTTGCTATCGTCATTTTCAGCATTAGTACTCATCAGCATTATAATAATTTTCTGCTTCGCGCGAGCACACGTATCGGTAAAGTAACCCAGGATCGCTTTGCTCTAACCTTACGAACCGTATTTTGGTCTATTCTCATCGCACTTCCTTTACCTATCTTATGGTCAGCGATTGGTTACGGCCTGCAAAGCGCCTGGCAATTTCCAATGGCGACAGCTATTGGCTCTGGAGTGAGAGCGACAACACCGGTTTTATGGGTTTTTATGATTAGTGCCACTTTTGCACTGCCAAATGGATTATTTATTTCTCATTTTGGTTGGTCAGAAGAAAACGTAAAAAGAGCGATGCGTTATTATCAACTATCAGTTTTTGTCATAGTGCCGTTAATGATGGCCTTGATTACGTTTGAATATTATAATGACCGTGAATTTGCCCCAAGCTTAGGTAGATTATGCTTCTTATTACTCTGTATTGCGCTAAGTTTGATTACCCATAATCTCAAACGAGTTGGCGTGCCTCTTTATTTAGATCGCCACGGCTCGGGCGAGAATGCGATTAGTAATATATTGTGGTTATTACTGATCATCGCACCAATTTTTTCTGCGGTTGCGGCACTATTGGGTTACCTGTCAACATCGGAAGAACTTTTAGCCAGGCTAGAAACCTCTGTTGCAATCTGGTTTTTTTTACTAATTATTTATCACATTATCCGCCGCTGGATGTCTATCCAACGGCGTAAAATTGCGTTTGAAAGAGCAAAACAGCGGCGCGCTGATATTCTCGCTCAACGGGCAAAGGATGAAGGTGACAATAATAGTAATATTAATAGTAGTGGCGAAGCCTTAGTCGATATTGAAGAAAGTACAATTGACTTAGATACAATCAGTGCCCAATCTTTGGGTCTAGTGCGCTCTATTCTCACCATGATAGCGTTAGTTTCACTGATTTTAATTTGGTCTGAACTACATTCAGCATTCTCTTTTCTGGAAAATGTCCGGCTTTGGAATGTAACTACTACGGTTAATGGTGTAGATACTATTCAACCTATTACCCTCAGTTCTCTCTTTATTACTATTCTTATTATTATAATTACTACCCAGCTAATTAGAAATTTGCCGGCATTATTGGAGCTTGCCCTGTTACAACACCTTGATTTAACTCCGGGAACAGGTTATGCAATCACTACTTTGACTAAATATACTATTGCGCTTATAGGTAGCTTAGTCGCATTTTCGATGCTCGGAATTGAGTGGTCAAAACTGCAATGGTTAATTGCTGCTATGGGCGTTGGGCTAGGTTTTGGTCTACAAGAAATTTTTACTAATATCATTTCAGGTTTAATGATCTTATTTGAGAAACCAATTCGTATTGGCGATACCGTCACTATTCGTGACTTAACGGGTAGCATCACCAAAATCAACACTAGGGCAACAACCTTGACAGATTGGGATCGCAAAGAAATTATTGTTCCTAATAAGGCATTTATTACCGAGCAATTTATTAACTGGTCGTTATCCGATACCATCACTCGTATCGTTTTAACCATTCCTGCACCCACAGATGTAGATAGCGCCAAGATCAGTCAAATCTTACTAGATGCCGCTGAAAAAACACCTATGATTTTAACTAACCCAGCACCTGAGGTATATCTGGTTGATTTACAACAAGGTATTCAAATCTTTGAATTACGTATCTTTGCGGCAGAAATGGGGCATAGGATGCCAGCCCGCAATGAAGTTCATCAAAATATATTAATTGGTTTTGCTCAGCATGGCATTACACTACCATTTCCTCCCTTTCAAGCCCGAATTGATATTGCCAGTAATAATCTATTACGAAGTACAACAAAAAATACATCCAGGCGTAACCCGGCAAGAAAAGCCGGAGAATTGTAA